The following are from one region of the Sulfurimicrobium lacus genome:
- the radA gene encoding DNA repair protein RadA, with protein MAKAKSLYTCTECGGQSPKWQGQCPHCMAWNTLVETIAESATTNRYNALAVSSKVQSLGEVEAQEVPRQPTGIAEFDRVLGGGLVQGGVVLIGGDPGIGKSTLLLQALCHLSGQHDVLYVSGEESAQQIASRAKRLALDAKSVQLLAEINLEKIIATLTAQKPEMAVIDSIQTVYSEALQSAPGSVAQVRECAAQLTRFAKQSGTAVILVGHVTKEGALAGPRVLEHIVDTVLYFEGDSNSSFRLVRAFKNRFGAVNELGVFAMTEKGLREVSNPSALFLSHHVQEVAGSCVMVTQEGTRPLLVEIQALVDEAHAPNPRRLSVGLEQNRLAMLLAVLHRHAGIACFDQDVFVNAVGGVKITEPAADLAVLLAIVSSLKNRPLPAKLVVFGEIGLAGEVRPVQRGQERLREAAKLGFTHAVIPKGNMPKQSIPGMEITAVDRLEQAVSYSRS; from the coding sequence ATGGCAAAAGCCAAATCACTTTACACCTGCACCGAATGCGGCGGCCAGTCGCCCAAGTGGCAGGGCCAGTGTCCCCACTGCATGGCATGGAACACGCTGGTGGAGACTATCGCGGAAAGCGCCACCACCAACCGCTATAACGCCCTCGCCGTGAGCAGCAAGGTCCAGAGTCTGGGCGAAGTCGAAGCCCAGGAAGTCCCGCGCCAACCGACCGGCATCGCCGAGTTCGACCGCGTGCTGGGCGGCGGCCTGGTGCAGGGCGGCGTGGTACTGATCGGCGGCGACCCTGGCATCGGAAAATCCACCCTCCTGCTGCAGGCGCTGTGCCACCTGAGCGGCCAGCACGATGTGCTTTACGTCAGCGGCGAGGAATCGGCGCAGCAGATCGCCTCCCGGGCGAAACGCCTGGCGCTTGACGCCAAGTCGGTGCAACTGCTGGCCGAGATCAATCTGGAAAAGATCATCGCCACGCTGACGGCGCAGAAACCCGAAATGGCGGTTATCGACTCGATCCAGACGGTCTATTCCGAAGCGCTGCAGTCCGCCCCCGGCAGCGTGGCACAGGTGCGCGAATGCGCGGCCCAGTTGACGCGCTTCGCCAAGCAATCGGGCACGGCGGTGATCCTGGTCGGTCACGTCACCAAGGAAGGCGCGCTGGCCGGGCCGCGCGTGCTCGAACACATCGTGGATACGGTGCTGTACTTCGAGGGCGACAGCAACTCCAGCTTCCGCCTGGTGCGCGCCTTCAAGAACCGCTTCGGCGCTGTCAACGAACTCGGCGTGTTCGCCATGACCGAGAAAGGCTTGCGCGAGGTGAGCAACCCTTCGGCGCTGTTCCTCTCGCATCATGTGCAGGAAGTGGCGGGCTCCTGCGTCATGGTCACGCAGGAAGGGACGCGGCCCTTGCTGGTGGAAATCCAGGCGCTGGTGGACGAGGCCCACGCACCCAACCCGCGCCGCCTGTCGGTCGGGCTGGAGCAGAACCGCCTGGCCATGCTGCTGGCGGTGCTGCACCGCCATGCAGGGATTGCCTGCTTCGACCAGGACGTATTCGTCAATGCCGTGGGCGGAGTTAAAATCACCGAGCCCGCAGCGGATCTGGCGGTACTGCTGGCCATCGTCTCGTCGCTCAAGAACCGGCCGCTTCCCGCCAAACTGGTGGTGTTCGGCGAAATCGGCTTGGCCGGCGAAGTCCGGCCGGTGCAACGCGGCCAGGAACGCCTGCGGGAAGCGGCCAAGCTGGGTTTCACTCACGCCGTGATCCCCAAGGGAAACATGCCCAAGCAGAGCATCCCCGGCATGGAAATCACCGCTGTGGACCGGCTCGAACAGGCCGTGTCCTACTCCAGGAGTTAA
- a CDS encoding c-type cytochrome, with protein MPRLLSSSLIAIAAAFALTACNEPKDTHPGQPVTKRKAVFKQMVRTLEPMGMVARDRKEYERQEFLANAQELKQLATQPWVYFTPDSDYPPTRAKPEVWQKPAEFKQAQEKLQSAANLLAKAAESGNLETIRPAVNEVQKSCKSCHDQFRSSGP; from the coding sequence ATGCCCAGATTATTATCATCATCTCTAATAGCCATTGCTGCCGCGTTCGCGCTAACCGCCTGCAACGAGCCCAAAGACACTCACCCCGGCCAGCCTGTCACCAAGCGCAAGGCCGTTTTCAAACAGATGGTCCGCACGCTGGAGCCGATGGGCATGGTCGCCCGTGACCGCAAAGAGTATGAGCGGCAGGAGTTCCTCGCCAACGCCCAGGAACTGAAACAGCTGGCAACGCAGCCATGGGTCTACTTCACTCCCGACAGCGACTACCCGCCGACCCGGGCCAAACCCGAGGTATGGCAGAAACCGGCAGAATTCAAACAGGCACAGGAAAAGCTGCAATCCGCGGCAAACCTGCTCGCCAAAGCAGCGGAGAGCGGCAATCTGGAAACCATCCGGCCGGCGGTGAATGAAGTGCAAAAGAGCTGCAAGTCATGCCACGATCAATTCCGCAGCAGTGGTCCCTGA
- a CDS encoding serine/threonine protein kinase: MANKKIGRYEILSTLGQGAMGVVYRATDPLLERTVAIKTISLELSKDEFEEFEQRFYREAKSAGRLNHPNIVTIHDVGNNDDIAYMAMEFLEGEELREILDAGGLLSPDRIATIATQVADGLAFAHEHGVVHRDIKPSNIMILKNGVVKITDFGIALVPSSSRTMAGMVLGSPKYMSPEQVVGQEVDGRSDIFSLGVVLYEMLTGKPPFSGDNISAIMFRILNEMPTAPGTLRPDLPEAFNYIVAKALAKHPDERYQSAGEMADDLRSYLELQVPANFNTLTHGKPRTLERRSRPRQTDDQTVLMAAGTLTQHVRVDRRQRNKALLAGGVVVMLLASLWFFNRTSLVQPEAQPVTSNAIALPAGSAPSPAAQIAPRFEATLTFAITPWGEVYVDGKNMGVTPPLNELKVEAGKHTVEIRNAGFTPYIETFELRIGATRKIKHIFK; encoded by the coding sequence ATGGCTAATAAAAAAATAGGTCGTTACGAAATTCTATCTACGCTTGGCCAAGGGGCCATGGGCGTGGTCTATCGTGCGACCGATCCGCTGCTCGAAAGAACCGTGGCGATCAAGACCATCAGCCTGGAGTTGTCCAAGGACGAGTTCGAAGAATTCGAGCAACGTTTCTATCGTGAAGCGAAATCAGCCGGACGTCTCAACCACCCCAATATCGTCACCATTCATGATGTTGGCAACAACGATGATATTGCCTATATGGCGATGGAGTTTCTGGAGGGGGAGGAGCTGCGGGAAATCCTTGACGCGGGAGGGCTTCTTAGCCCTGACCGCATCGCCACTATCGCCACCCAGGTCGCAGACGGCTTGGCGTTCGCGCATGAACATGGTGTGGTGCATCGCGATATCAAGCCGTCCAACATCATGATTCTGAAGAACGGCGTCGTGAAAATTACCGATTTCGGTATCGCGCTGGTACCCTCGTCTTCTCGTACCATGGCCGGAATGGTCCTGGGTTCGCCCAAATACATGTCTCCCGAGCAGGTTGTGGGCCAGGAGGTGGATGGGCGCTCGGACATTTTTTCGCTTGGGGTGGTGCTGTATGAAATGCTGACGGGCAAGCCGCCCTTCAGCGGCGACAATATCAGCGCCATCATGTTTCGCATCCTCAACGAGATGCCGACCGCCCCCGGAACGCTGAGGCCCGATCTGCCTGAGGCTTTCAACTATATTGTCGCCAAGGCGCTGGCAAAGCATCCGGATGAGCGTTACCAGAGTGCCGGTGAGATGGCGGATGATTTGCGCAGTTACCTGGAATTACAGGTGCCGGCGAATTTCAACACGCTTACGCATGGCAAGCCGCGAACCCTGGAACGCAGATCCAGACCTCGTCAAACTGACGACCAAACCGTGCTGATGGCGGCCGGAACGCTGACGCAACACGTGAGAGTTGATCGCCGTCAGCGAAATAAAGCGCTGCTGGCGGGCGGCGTGGTGGTAATGTTGTTAGCCTCGCTCTGGTTCTTTAATCGTACCTCTCTCGTGCAGCCGGAAGCGCAACCCGTAACTTCCAATGCCATAGCCTTGCCCGCAGGTTCCGCTCCTTCTCCTGCCGCACAGATCGCGCCTCGCTTCGAGGCAACGCTGACATTTGCCATAACGCCGTGGGGCGAGGTTTATGTGGACGGTAAAAACATGGGGGTTACTCCGCCCCTGAACGAACTGAAAGTTGAGGCCGGGAAGCATACGGTCGAAATCCGCAATGCCGGGTTTACGCCTTATATCGAGACGTTCGAGCTCCGGATCGGGGCAACCCGAAAAATCAAACACATATTCAAATAA
- a CDS encoding Stp1/IreP family PP2C-type Ser/Thr phosphatase: MTVRSALEVATTTDSGMVRSFNEDAIATELDLGLALVADGMGGYKAGDVASGMAASIVLEELKRRLQTNDPDFPALILHDATEKANQAIYQAAQANPQYHGMGTTLVTTLFHDNHIHFTHVGDARLYRLRHGKLTALTQDHSILHEQVVQGLISSDDAKTSHNRNLVTRALGVEPEVEYETQKQTVETGDLYLLCSDGLNDMVDDADIELALTALQANLPLTARQLVMMANDNGGHDNISVVLIKILAPFPAIEPSKGLMDRLFGWLK, encoded by the coding sequence ATGACCGTACGAAGCGCTCTTGAAGTGGCGACCACCACCGATTCCGGCATGGTTCGTTCATTTAACGAGGATGCCATCGCCACCGAACTGGATCTGGGACTGGCCCTGGTGGCTGACGGGATGGGTGGCTACAAGGCGGGTGACGTTGCCAGCGGCATGGCGGCCTCGATCGTGCTGGAGGAGCTCAAACGCCGGCTGCAGACAAACGATCCGGATTTCCCCGCACTGATACTGCACGACGCCACCGAGAAAGCCAACCAAGCCATATACCAGGCAGCTCAGGCGAATCCTCAGTACCACGGCATGGGCACCACACTAGTGACCACCCTGTTCCACGACAATCATATTCATTTCACCCATGTCGGCGATGCGCGCCTCTATCGTCTGCGCCACGGCAAACTGACGGCGCTGACACAAGACCACTCCATCCTCCACGAACAAGTGGTTCAAGGCCTGATTTCTTCCGACGATGCAAAAACTTCCCACAACCGCAACCTGGTGACCCGGGCTCTAGGTGTCGAACCGGAAGTCGAGTACGAAACTCAGAAGCAGACGGTCGAAACAGGCGACCTTTACCTGCTTTGTTCGGATGGCTTGAACGACATGGTGGACGATGCCGATATCGAACTTGCACTCACCGCACTACAGGCCAATCTGCCCCTCACGGCACGACAACTGGTGATGATGGCGAACGACAATGGCGGCCATGACAACATTTCAGTGGTTCTGATCAAGATACTCGCGCCGTTCCCGGCCATCGAACCCAGCAAAGGGTTGATGGATCGTCTGTTCGGCTGGTTAAAGTAA
- a CDS encoding Stp1/IreP family PP2C-type Ser/Thr phosphatase, producing MATAPLRWKFAGTSDIGRVRQGNEDAIAWDEVMGLALLADGMGGYEGGEVASNLAVSTVLDVFRQPLAPHWREAEWTRNISDPVLKLYAAVSQANQTVYEAAQQQPEHHGMGTTLLAAYFHENRVTLAHIGDSRIFLWRNRVLSLLTIDHTVIQQQIDNGEITREEAPYSEHRGILTRALGVDPVVEVDMREVASQSGDIFLLCSDGCYDMLTYDEMVTILDANCDDAHEVARLLVHKANENGGYDNISAVVARVL from the coding sequence ATGGCGACAGCACCATTACGATGGAAATTTGCAGGCACCAGCGACATCGGACGTGTCAGGCAAGGCAACGAAGATGCAATTGCCTGGGATGAGGTCATGGGACTGGCCCTTCTGGCGGACGGCATGGGCGGCTATGAAGGTGGTGAGGTTGCCAGCAATCTGGCCGTCAGCACCGTTCTCGATGTATTCCGCCAACCGCTCGCCCCCCACTGGCGCGAAGCGGAATGGACCAGGAACATCAGCGACCCGGTTTTGAAGCTCTACGCAGCGGTGAGCCAGGCCAACCAGACCGTTTATGAAGCTGCGCAACAGCAGCCCGAGCACCACGGCATGGGCACCACGCTGCTGGCAGCCTACTTCCACGAGAACCGGGTAACACTTGCGCACATCGGCGATTCGCGCATCTTCCTGTGGCGCAACCGGGTATTATCGCTGCTCACGATTGATCATACCGTCATCCAGCAGCAGATCGATAACGGCGAAATCACACGCGAGGAAGCGCCCTACTCCGAGCATCGCGGCATATTGACGCGCGCGCTGGGCGTCGACCCGGTGGTGGAAGTCGATATGCGTGAAGTAGCCAGTCAGTCCGGGGATATCTTTCTGCTCTGTTCGGACGGATGTTACGATATGCTCACATACGATGAAATGGTCACCATCCTGGATGCCAATTGCGACGACGCGCACGAGGTGGCACGGCTACTGGTACATAAAGCCAACGAAAACGGCGGTTATGACAATATTTCCGCCGTCGTGGCTCGGGTTTTGTAA
- a CDS encoding YciK family oxidoreductase, whose amino-acid sequence MKNYQAPKNLLQDRVVLVTGAGQGIGRTAALAFAAHGATVILHGRNVAKLEAVYDEIEAAGGPQAAIFPLDLYSAEEKDYESFAGGIRGQLGRLDGILHNAAHLDTLHTLESHSLEQWQASIKVNLLAPFALTRACLPLLKAAPDASVVMTSETHGHTPAAFWGSFAVSMAGVETMVKMWAQELELYPNLRLNAIVPGAVQSPQRTKTHPGEVKESLPEPESLMPQYLYLMGGDSRGVSGQIVVC is encoded by the coding sequence ATGAAAAATTATCAAGCCCCAAAAAACTTGCTCCAGGATCGCGTTGTCCTCGTCACCGGCGCAGGCCAGGGCATCGGTCGCACCGCCGCGCTGGCTTTTGCTGCCCATGGTGCGACGGTGATCCTGCACGGCCGCAATGTGGCGAAGCTCGAAGCGGTGTACGACGAAATTGAGGCGGCAGGTGGCCCCCAGGCGGCAATCTTCCCCCTCGATCTGTATAGCGCAGAGGAAAAGGACTATGAGTCGTTCGCCGGTGGCATACGCGGCCAGTTAGGGCGTCTGGACGGCATTTTGCACAATGCCGCGCATCTCGACACCTTGCACACGCTGGAATCGCACTCGCTGGAGCAATGGCAGGCCTCGATAAAGGTCAACCTGCTGGCGCCTTTTGCGCTGACCCGTGCCTGCCTGCCTCTGCTCAAGGCTGCGCCTGACGCTTCCGTGGTCATGACTTCTGAAACGCATGGGCACACGCCTGCCGCGTTTTGGGGCAGTTTTGCAGTGTCCATGGCAGGCGTGGAAACGATGGTGAAAATGTGGGCGCAAGAACTGGAGCTTTACCCCAACCTGCGCCTCAATGCGATTGTTCCCGGGGCGGTGCAGTCACCGCAGCGCACCAAGACCCACCCCGGCGAGGTAAAGGAATCATTGCCTGAACCTGAAAGCCTCATGCCGCAGTATCTCTATCTGATGGGTGGCGACAGCCGGGGTGTGTCTGGCCAGATCGTCGTCTGCTGA
- a CDS encoding ammonium transporter — translation MEDLKIGGDVLFILLGAIMVLAMHAGFAFLELGTVRKKNQVNALVKILSDFAISTIAYFFIGYGIAYGIHFTDGADVLIQRGGYELVKFFFLLTFAAAIPAIISGGIAERARFNPQLAATFILVGFVYPFFEGIAWNHHYGVQEWLKAAFGAEFHDFAGSVVVHAMGGWIALPAVLLLGARRGRYNKDGMMAAHPPSNIPFLALGAWILTVGWFGFNVMSAQTLSAISGLVAVNSLMAMVGGTIAALVVGKNDPGFVHNGPLAGLVAVCAGSDLMHPIGALITGVVAGGMFVYMFMQTQNKWKIDDVLGVWPLHGLCGAWGGIAAGIFGLKALGGVGGVSFGAQLIGTVLGIVIALAGGFIVYGLIRKLVGIRLDPEDEFNGADLSIHKISATPEGEV, via the coding sequence ATGGAAGACCTGAAGATAGGCGGTGACGTCCTGTTTATTCTGCTGGGGGCGATCATGGTGCTGGCCATGCATGCCGGATTCGCCTTTCTTGAACTGGGTACGGTGCGTAAGAAGAACCAGGTGAACGCGCTGGTGAAAATCCTCAGCGATTTCGCCATTTCCACCATCGCTTATTTCTTCATCGGCTACGGCATTGCCTATGGCATCCATTTCACCGATGGCGCCGACGTCCTGATCCAGCGGGGCGGCTACGAACTGGTCAAGTTTTTCTTCCTGCTGACTTTTGCCGCAGCAATCCCGGCCATCATTTCAGGCGGCATCGCGGAGCGCGCCAGATTCAATCCGCAACTGGCGGCGACTTTCATCCTGGTCGGATTCGTCTACCCGTTCTTCGAAGGTATTGCCTGGAACCATCATTACGGCGTTCAGGAATGGTTGAAAGCAGCGTTCGGCGCCGAGTTCCACGATTTTGCGGGCTCCGTGGTGGTGCATGCCATGGGCGGCTGGATTGCGCTTCCCGCGGTGTTGCTGCTCGGCGCGCGGCGCGGACGGTATAACAAGGACGGCATGATGGCGGCGCATCCGCCTTCCAATATTCCCTTCCTGGCGTTGGGCGCGTGGATTCTGACGGTGGGATGGTTCGGCTTCAACGTCATGTCGGCGCAAACCCTTTCCGCCATCAGCGGGCTGGTGGCGGTGAACTCGCTCATGGCGATGGTGGGCGGTACCATCGCTGCACTGGTCGTCGGCAAGAACGACCCTGGTTTTGTGCATAACGGCCCGCTGGCCGGTTTGGTTGCGGTGTGTGCGGGCTCCGACCTGATGCATCCCATCGGCGCCCTGATTACCGGCGTAGTGGCGGGTGGCATGTTCGTTTACATGTTCATGCAGACGCAGAATAAATGGAAGATCGACGATGTGCTTGGCGTGTGGCCGCTGCACGGCCTGTGTGGGGCCTGGGGTGGCATCGCCGCGGGCATTTTCGGACTCAAGGCTTTGGGTGGCGTGGGCGGCGTGAGCTTTGGCGCGCAACTGATCGGCACCGTGCTGGGAATCGTGATCGCGCTAGCCGGCGGCTTTATCGTCTATGGCCTGATCAGAAAGCTGGTCGGTATCCGCCTCGATCCGGAAGATGAATTTAACGGCGCCGACCTGTCGATTCACAAAATTTCGGCTACCCCGGAGGGGGAAGTTTAA
- a CDS encoding TssQ family T6SS-associated lipoprotein, whose amino-acid sequence MPESIYPRFLCLSLLLTITGCASLTALKPTHKVEEAPAVRKVEKTEEPGAKKPELPVVKKAEEELSLGIHNYDEGNYKIAAGNFQNALDGGLASIGNQITAHKYLAFIYCVSRERLACRGEFKQVLKLNPKFDLTPAEAGHPLWGPVFREVKAEDRRKKRDRK is encoded by the coding sequence ATGCCTGAATCAATTTACCCACGTTTTTTATGTCTAAGCTTGCTGCTGACGATTACGGGCTGTGCTTCGCTGACTGCGCTCAAACCCACGCACAAGGTCGAGGAGGCCCCCGCTGTCCGGAAAGTCGAAAAAACTGAAGAGCCCGGCGCAAAGAAACCTGAATTGCCTGTAGTGAAGAAAGCCGAGGAGGAACTGAGCCTCGGCATCCATAATTACGACGAAGGCAATTACAAAATTGCCGCAGGTAATTTCCAGAATGCTCTGGATGGGGGCCTTGCGTCTATCGGCAATCAAATCACCGCGCACAAATATCTGGCATTCATCTACTGTGTTTCGCGCGAGAGACTGGCGTGCCGCGGCGAATTCAAGCAGGTTCTCAAGCTCAATCCGAAATTTGACTTGACCCCCGCCGAGGCGGGTCATCCCTTATGGGGGCCAGTGTTCCGCGAGGTGAAGGCGGAAGATAGAAGAAAGAAACGCGACAGAAAATAA
- a CDS encoding DUF3530 family protein — MIKIFIALCLAFSALPATASDLVREKRLADEIVDMIVEGEPVWLEAGQHEFLAIYTPTAQRHPRGAAIILHGRGMHPDWADVVSPLRTALPASGWHTLSLQMPVLAKEAKYNDYVPLFPEAGPRIAAAIRYLRDTGVTHIVLIAHSCGAHMAMHWIARHGDRDINAYIGIGMGATDYQQPMKEAFPLAGMHVPVLDIYGSAEFPQVLKMAPERLDAMRTAGNPQSRQVVVKGADHYFHEHNAELVIAVSEWLNQLKF; from the coding sequence ATGATCAAAATCTTCATCGCTCTGTGCCTGGCCTTTTCGGCATTGCCGGCGACGGCTTCCGATCTGGTGCGCGAAAAGCGGCTGGCTGACGAGATCGTGGACATGATCGTGGAGGGCGAGCCGGTGTGGCTCGAAGCGGGCCAACACGAATTCCTTGCCATCTATACCCCCACCGCCCAACGCCATCCGCGCGGAGCGGCCATCATCCTGCATGGACGCGGCATGCATCCTGACTGGGCTGACGTGGTATCACCCCTGCGCACGGCGCTGCCCGCGAGCGGATGGCACACCTTGTCGCTGCAAATGCCGGTATTGGCCAAGGAAGCCAAGTACAACGACTATGTACCGCTATTCCCTGAAGCCGGTCCGCGCATCGCTGCCGCCATCCGCTATCTGCGCGACACGGGAGTCACGCATATCGTGCTCATCGCCCACAGTTGCGGGGCTCATATGGCCATGCACTGGATCGCCCGGCACGGCGACAGGGATATCAATGCATATATAGGCATCGGCATGGGCGCCACCGATTACCAGCAACCGATGAAAGAAGCGTTTCCTCTAGCCGGCATGCATGTGCCGGTACTGGACATCTATGGCAGCGCCGAATTTCCTCAGGTATTGAAGATGGCGCCGGAGCGCCTGGACGCCATGCGCACGGCCGGCAACCCACAGTCGCGCCAAGTCGTCGTCAAAGGCGCCGACCACTATTTCCACGAACACAACGCCGAGCTGGTCATAGCCGTCAGCGAATGGCTCAACCAACTCAAATTCTAA
- a CDS encoding FHA domain-containing protein, protein MAKLVLSLDGDVLGYHFLEQGRFSIGRKPHNDMQIDDSSVSKEHAVILTVGHDQILEDLGSTNGTLVNGNVIKKHILQNNDVIEIGRYQIRYMNQKAQVGVDFDRTMMMVPLRRQGKGHGDTETKVAEQVDTAVSVARAANATFPLGGVKGLEGTHAGQTLELNRPLATFGKSGVQVAVINRRPRGYTITHVEGRKHPLVNGHPISEESYTLQEGDEIEVGGEKLEFFLKQ, encoded by the coding sequence ATGGCAAAGCTGGTTTTAAGTCTGGATGGCGACGTACTCGGCTATCACTTCCTTGAACAAGGCCGCTTCAGTATTGGCCGCAAACCACACAACGACATGCAGATCGACGACTCGTCAGTCAGCAAGGAACACGCCGTAATCCTGACCGTCGGCCACGATCAGATACTGGAAGACCTGGGCAGCACCAACGGAACGCTGGTCAACGGAAATGTCATCAAGAAGCACATTTTGCAAAACAATGACGTGATCGAAATCGGGCGATACCAGATCAGGTACATGAACCAGAAAGCCCAGGTTGGGGTGGATTTCGACCGCACCATGATGATGGTCCCCCTCCGCAGACAAGGCAAAGGTCATGGCGACACCGAAACAAAGGTAGCCGAGCAGGTGGACACGGCGGTTTCCGTGGCCCGAGCGGCGAATGCGACCTTCCCGCTTGGGGGCGTCAAAGGCCTGGAGGGCACCCATGCCGGCCAGACCCTGGAGTTGAACCGCCCGCTGGCGACCTTCGGCAAAAGCGGAGTGCAAGTCGCCGTGATCAACCGCCGCCCACGCGGCTACACCATTACCCACGTGGAAGGCAGAAAACACCCGCTGGTAAACGGGCACCCGATCAGTGAAGAATCGTACACCCTGCAAGAGGGTGACGAGATCGAGGTAGGCGGTGAAAAACTCGAGTTTTTCTTGAAGCAGTAA
- a CDS encoding FHA domain-containing protein: MSKLVLHETNGADREIALDRERITIGRKAHNDIHLDGSAVSGNHAVIITLGSDSFLEDLHSTNGTQVNQATVHKCVLQDGDEIKIATYRFTFISEPTAQSAPGKTISATPKSQIAPRTEHPTALMDAVTVMPELTQLVPSTPGEPLHDAGNTGADEIASGDGTQGVIRILSGPGSRQLLALSKPVTTLGKPGIQVVAISLRDGLYYLGIVEGEELPQVNGSEIKSLPYRLQHRDVIDVAGIQLEFTLK, from the coding sequence ATGTCGAAACTGGTTTTACACGAAACAAACGGCGCCGACCGGGAAATCGCGCTCGATCGCGAGCGCATTACCATCGGGCGCAAGGCGCATAACGATATCCACCTGGATGGCTCGGCAGTCAGTGGCAACCACGCAGTCATCATCACGCTCGGCAGCGACTCCTTTCTGGAAGACCTGCACAGCACCAACGGCACCCAGGTCAATCAGGCCACTGTGCACAAGTGCGTGCTTCAGGACGGCGACGAAATCAAGATCGCCACTTACCGATTCACCTTCATCAGCGAACCGACCGCGCAAAGCGCGCCGGGCAAGACCATTTCCGCCACACCGAAGAGCCAGATCGCCCCTCGTACCGAGCATCCGACTGCGCTCATGGATGCCGTTACGGTCATGCCGGAGCTGACCCAACTGGTCCCCTCCACCCCTGGCGAACCTCTCCATGACGCAGGCAACACTGGAGCTGACGAGATTGCGTCGGGCGACGGCACCCAGGGCGTCATCAGGATCCTTTCCGGCCCCGGCTCCCGCCAACTGCTGGCACTGTCGAAACCAGTCACCACCCTGGGCAAACCCGGCATTCAGGTCGTTGCCATCTCATTACGCGACGGCCTGTATTATCTCGGCATCGTCGAAGGCGAGGAATTGCCGCAGGTAAACGGTAGCGAAATCAAGTCACTACCCTACCGCCTGCAACACCGGGATGTCATAGACGTCGCCGGAATCCAGCTGGAATTTACCCTGAAATAG
- a CDS encoding quinone-dependent dihydroorotate dehydrogenase, whose protein sequence is MMLYSLLRSIFFKMDAESAHHLGMEGMKTAQRLGLLSLLAERVPPKPRTVMGLEFPNPVGLAAGLDKNGAYIDALAALGFGFLEIGTVTPRPQPGNPKPRLFRIPPANAIINRMGFNNDGVDKLVENVENAKYRGVLGINIGKNFDTPIEKAADDYLTCLRKVYAHASYVAINISSPNTKNLRQLQQSSELEALLDALKNEQARLAQTHGKHVPLALKIAPDLSTEEIIQIADLLLKYRIEAVIATNTTLSREGVSGLPNGEEAGGLSGAPVRAKSTSVVKQLSLALGNKIPIIGVGGIMNGLDAKEKIIAGASLVQFYSGFIYRGPALIREACEEI, encoded by the coding sequence ATCATGCTCTATTCACTGCTACGCTCCATATTTTTCAAAATGGACGCCGAATCCGCCCACCATCTCGGCATGGAAGGCATGAAAACCGCTCAGCGCCTTGGACTGCTCAGCCTCCTCGCCGAACGAGTCCCGCCCAAGCCGCGCACGGTGATGGGCCTGGAATTTCCCAACCCGGTCGGCCTGGCGGCGGGACTGGACAAGAATGGCGCATACATCGACGCCCTGGCCGCACTGGGCTTCGGCTTCCTCGAAATCGGCACCGTCACGCCACGCCCCCAGCCCGGCAACCCCAAACCGCGCCTGTTCCGCATCCCGCCCGCCAACGCCATCATCAACCGCATGGGGTTCAACAACGACGGCGTGGACAAGCTGGTCGAAAACGTCGAAAACGCTAAATATCGCGGTGTTCTCGGCATCAACATCGGCAAGAACTTCGACACGCCGATCGAAAAAGCCGCCGACGACTACCTTACCTGCCTGCGCAAGGTGTATGCCCACGCCAGCTACGTCGCGATCAACATCTCGTCGCCCAACACCAAGAACCTGCGCCAGCTCCAGCAATCGAGCGAACTCGAAGCACTGCTCGACGCGCTGAAAAACGAGCAGGCCAGACTTGCACAGACACATGGCAAGCACGTGCCCCTGGCACTGAAGATTGCACCCGACCTGAGCACGGAAGAAATCATCCAGATCGCCGACTTGCTGTTGAAATACCGGATCGAGGCGGTGATCGCCACCAACACCACACTGTCGCGAGAAGGTGTGAGCGGCTTGCCGAACGGCGAGGAAGCCGGCGGTTTGAGCGGCGCACCGGTGCGTGCAAAATCAACCAGCGTGGTGAAACAACTGAGCTTGGCACTTGGAAACAAAATCCCCATCATCGGCGTGGGCGGCATCATGAACGGACTGGATGCCAAGGAAAAAATCATTGCCGGCGCCAGCCTGGTCCAGTTCTATAGCGGCTTCATATATCGCGGCCCGGCGCTGATCCGGGAAGCGTGCGAGGAAATCTGA